In the Lactobacillus paragasseri genome, ATATGCTCATGATCCTCGCTTATCAAGTTGGCAGTCGTGGCTAAAGACAGGAGATTTATATGGCGCTGATTTTTGCTACCGAGAGCTACCAGTTAAATTAGATATCTTTGATACAAATGCTTTTCAAAAAAATCCAATGGATTTTTGGTGTGTGGCAACTGACATTGATAATGGAGAAGCTGTATATCACAAGTTGTTGTCAGGCAAAGAGGCTGATTTAAAATGGATTCGTGCATCTTCTTCTATTCCAGTTTTTGCAAGGCCAGTAGAGATAGGTAATCGTAAATATTGGGATGGGGGAATTAGTGATTCAATCCCGATTAAATTTTTTGAAAAAATTGGCTATCAGAAGAATGTTGTAATTTTAACGCAGCCACTATCTTACCGAAAAGAAGCAAGTAAACTATACCCAGCGTTAGAGTTAGTATTACACAAGTATCCTGCTGTCTTAAAAAAATTGAAGACTAGGGCAACAGATTATAATGATGTCCTTAGTTACATTAGAAAAAAAGAAGTACAAGGCAAAATGTTAGTTATCAGGCCTCCTTATCCTTTAGATATTGGTACGATGGAAAAAGATCCTAAGGAATTGAAACGAGTATACAATATTGGCGTAAAAGAAGCTCAAAATTGTTTAAAAGCAGTTCAATCTTATTTAAAAGAATAATATTTACTTGTCTTCATTGCGTTTCATTCGCTATAATTAACAAAAGCTTAAAATTTCAGTTTTTAATTTTTAATAGTAATAATATAGAGGGAATGAGCGTAATGAAGAAAACAAAACTATTTAGTTTTTTCTTTGCATTTTTACTCTTCTTCTCACTCGGTGCCACTTTTATTCAACCAGCTCAAGCAGCTAGTGAAAAGAAAGTAGCAGAAGGTAGTGTTTTAAAGAAGATTAAAAAGAGTGGAGAGCTAGTAGTAGGTACATCCGCCGACTATCCGCCATTAGAATTTACAGCAAGTGAAAATGGCAAGACTAAGTATGTTGGAGTCGATATAGAATTAGCTAAAGATATTGCCAAAGATTTAAACGTAAAGCTTGTTATTAAAAATATGTCTTTTGATTCGCTGTTAGTTGCACTTGAAACAGGAAAGGTAGACATGGTTATTTCTGCCATGACGCCTACTCCTGAGAGAAAACAAAGTGTGGCTTTTTCAAAAATTTACTACAAGCCAAGTGGTGAATATTTTTTAGTAAACAAAAAAGATAAGGATAAGTATACAAGCATCCAAAGCCTTAAAGGCCAAACTATTGGTGCTCAAACAGGAAGTAACCAATATAATTTAGTTAAGTCGCAAATGAAAGATTCTAAGTTAAAAGGTCTTGGGAAAATTAATAACTTGGTCTTAGCTTTACAATCTGGTAAGGTTTCGGCAGTTGTCGTTGAAGAATTAATCGCTAAAGCTTATGCGGAAAATAATAATAGCTTAGCCGCAGTACGTTCAAACCTGAAAGAAACACAGTCTGGAAATGCAGTAGCAATTGCAAAGGGACAAGATGAATTAGTTGCTCAGGTGAATAAAACTATTGATCATGTTCAAAAGAAAGACTTAATTAATAAACAATACCTTCCAGCAGCTGCCAAATATATGAAAACGGAAAAGAAAAGTAATACTTTTGCTAAATATATTCCATACTTCTTCAAGGGCATCTGGTACACGATTGTAATTACTGTCTTTTCTGTCATTATTGGTATTGTTTTAGGAATCATTTTAGCCTTGATGCGCCTGTCTAAGAATCCAATTTTACATTGGCTTGCTGTTTGTTATATTGAATTTATTCGCGGTACGCCTCAAATGGTTCAAATCTTGTTTGTATACTTTGGAATTGGATATTTGATTTCTAATCTTTCAGCCTTGGTTGCTGGTATTATTGCCATTGGGCTTAATTCTGGAGCCTATGTGGCTGAGGATATTAGGTCAGGAATTGATTCTTTGCCAAAAGGACAAATGGAAGCAGCACGTTCCCTAGGTTTAAGCCGTCAGAAGGCATTTAGATATGTAATTATTCCTCAGGCAATAAAGAATATTTGGCCAGCCTTAGGTAATGAGTTTATTACTTTATTAAAGGACAGTTCTTTGGTTTCAGTAATTGGGGTTGCTGAATTAATGTACCAAACACAATTAGTTCAAACTTCAACTTATAAGGGTGTATTGCCATTATTCATTGCCATGATTATTTACTTTGTTATGACTTTCTCATTGACGAGATTGTTGAATCACTTTGAAAAGAGGATGAAGCGTAATGACAGCAATGATTAAGGTTGAACATTTAAAGAAAAGTTTTGGAAAAAAAGAAGTCCTCAAAGATATTTCAGCAAATGTTGATAAAGGAAAAGTTATCAGTATCATTGGCCCATCAGGTTCAGGAAAAAGTACATTTTTACGCTGTCTTAATGTACTTGAAAAGCCAAGTAGTGGTAAGATCGTTTTTGATGGACAAGATTTAACGCATATTAATGAAAAAGAGTTAGATGTTTTACGTGAAAGAATGGGAATGGTTTTTCAAAGTTTCAATCTTTTTCCTAATATGAATGTAGTTGAAAATATCAAACTTGCTCCAATGAAGGTTAAGGGCGTAAGTGAAGATGAGGCTGAGAAACAAGCTTTAGAATTACTGGCTAAAGTTGGTTTGAAAGATCGGGCTGAGCAATATCCTTCGAGTCTCTCTGGTGGTCAGCAGCAGCGTGTTGCCATTGCTCGGGCGTTAGCGATGGATCCAGAGGTAATGCTGTTTGATGAGCCAACAAGTGCATTAGACCCAGAGATGGTCGGAGAAGTTTTAAAGACAATGCAGGATTTAGCTGATTCGGGAATGACGATGGTTATCGTTACTCACGAAATGGGGTTTGCTCGTGAAGTTTCTGATGAAGTTTGGTTTATGGCGGATGGATATTTACAGGAACAGGGCAGTCCTGAACAAATTTTTGAAAATCCGCAGAGCCCACGTGCACAAGATTTCCTTTCTAAAGTTTTATAAATATTAATATTTCTTTTAAATAAGCACTTTCTTTTTACAAGGAGAGTGCTTTTCTTTATAATGGTTTCTTGATAAAAAAGTTGGAAAGGGATGAGTTTAATGAAGATTAGACAAGCTACAATGAATGACTATAATCAAATCATGGCGATTTTGAAGGATGGAGCAAACCAACTAGCAGAGCGCGGAGTTGATCAATGGCAAGGAGATTATCCTTCTCCAGATCAAATTAAAGATGATATTGAAAAAGGCTTTGCTTATCTTGCTGTTTCAGCTGATGGCGAAACTGTTGGAGCCATTTCAATTGTTGAAGCTCCAGATCATTCCTACGATAATTTAAAGGGTAAATGGCTTCGTAATACAGACAAGTATGTGGTAATACACCGTGTCGCAATTCATTCAAAGCATGCGGGCAATGGTTATGCTACTAAATTGTTGACTGAGGTAATTGATTATATTCGTGATAATCGTAAAGATATTGATAGTATTCGTATTGATACTCATGAAAATAATACTGCAATGCAGCATTTAATTGATAAAATGAGCTTTACTAAAGTAGGAGAACTACATGGCGTTTATCGTCCCGATGAAATTTCATATGTTTATGAAAATATCAGAGAATAGATAACTTTTTGGCTAGGTTGAAAAACCTAGCCTTTTGTTTAATTTAGACGTTCTGTTGACAAAGAATATTATGATAAAATATTCTTGTTAAATACTGTAAATTACATGGAGAAATTGATGAGAACAAATTTTAAATTTAAAATAGTTGCTGTTTTAGGACTGCTAGCTATTTTAATCGGACTTACAGGCTGTGCTAACAATAATAGCAATAAGATTACTGTTGTTGGATCTAGTGCCATGCAGCTTTTAGCTGAGCAAGCTGGAAATGACTATCGTCTTTCTCATCCAGACAGTAATATTGTTGTTCAAGGTGGAGGTTCTGGGACTGGTCTTAGCCAAGTACAGGCTGGTGCTGTTGAAATCGGAACTTCTGATGTTTTTGCTGAAACACAAAAAGGAATTGACACCAAAAAATTGCAAAATCATCTAGTTGCAGTTGTAGGTATTGTACCAATTGTTAATAAGAGCGCTGGCGTGAAAAATTTAACCAGACAGCAATTGAGTGATATTTTTACTGGTAAGATTACCAACTGGAAACAAGTTGGCGGAAAAAATCAAAATATCACTGTAATTAATCGTTCTAAAGGTAGCGGTACTCGAGGAACTTTTGAAGGCCTAATTCTGAACGGAAAAAAGCCAATTCAAGCGCAAGAACAAGATTCTAACGGTACTGTGCGTAAGATCGTCAGCTCTACGCCAGGGACGATTTCTTATATTTCTTTCCCATATGCTAATGATGAAAATATTCAAAAACTGAGTATTGACAAAATAAAGCCTACGAATAAAAATGTGGAAACAAATCGTTGGCATCTTTGGTCTTACGAGCATATGTATACTAAGGGAAAGCCTAATAAAAATGTTCAAAAGTTTATTGATTATATGCTTGGTAGTAAAGTTCAAAATGACTTAGTGCCAAAGCTAGGCTACATTAGTATCAATAAGATGCAAGTTGAACGTGATAGTAATAATCATGTTGTTCAAAAATAAAGAATAGGACGTTTTGATGAATAACAAAGATCTAAAAAAAGTAGTTGAATCTGCTTTAGATAAGCAAAAGGTTCCTCATGTTAAATTAAAGAAGATTGGAGCTAGCAAGGTTGATGTTGCTAGTTTAACTGAACCCTCAAAAGAAACGCGACAAGAATATTGGGGTAAGGGGTTAACTTACTGTGCTATTATCTTAATTATTATTTTAGTTGCTTCAATTATTGGTTTTATTGGCTTCCATGGCTTAGAAACATTTACTAAAGACCACGTAAATGTATTTCAATTTTTGGCTTCTAGTGACTGGGATCCAGGTGAAGGAAAGAGCCATGTTGGTGCAGCTGCAATGATTGTAACTTCTTTTTCAGTAACTTTATTAGCAGCTTTAGTAGCAACACCATTTGCCATTGCAGTAGCCTTGTTTATGACTGAATATTCTTCTAAAAAAGGCGCGCGCTTTTTACAATCCGTAATTGAATTATTAGTTGGGATTCCATCTGTTGTTTACGGATTTTTGGGGTTAACAATTATTGTTCCATTTATTAGAAATATTTTTAGTGGCACAGGATTTGGTATTTTGTCTGCTACTTTGGTTTTATTTGTCATGGTCTTACCAACGATTACTTCTTTGACTGTTGACAGTTTAAAGGCTGTTCCTTCTGACTACCGAAAGGCTTCTTTGGCTTTGGGAGCAACTAAGTGGCAAACAATTTATAAGGTGATTTTGCGAGTTGCTTCTCCTAGAATTATGACTGCGGTAATTTTCGGAATGGCACGTGCTTTTGGGGAAGCATTAGCCGTACAAATGGTTATTGGTAATGCGGTTTTAATGCCAGCTAACTTAGTAAGTCCATCAGCTACTTTAACTAGTCAATTAACTAGTCAAATGGGAAATACCGTGATGGGAACTTTGCCTAATAATGCCCTTTGGTCCTTAGCCTTGTTATTATTAATTATGTCTTTAGTCTTTAACTTCTTAGTCCGCTTAATTGGAAAGAGAGGACAGAAATAATGAATGCAAAAACGCGTAATAAAATTGCTACGGCTGGTATTTATACCTTGGTGAGTATTGTCGTAATTATTCTTTTTGGAATTTTAGGCGATATTTTAGTTTCTGGTGTACCACATCTTTCATGGCATTTTTTATCTTCTGAAGCCTCTTCTTATCAAGCTGGTGGTGGAGTAAGAGATCAGCTTTTTAATTCTTTATATTTATTAGTCTTGACACTGATTATTTCTTTGCCAATTGCATTAGGGGCTGGGATTTATTTAGCAGAATATGCTAAGGATAATTGGTTTACAAACTTAATTAGAACAACCATTGAAATCTGAGTTCTTTACCATCCATTGTTGTAGGTTTATTTGGTTACTTATTATTTGTAGTGCAATTTGGTTTTGGCTTTTCTATTATTTCTGGTGCATTAGCACTAACATTTTTTAATCTACCAACTTTGACTAGTAATATTGAACAAGCTATTGAAGGTGTTCCACAAGCCCAAAGAGATGCTGGACTTGCTTTAGGCTTATCGAACTGGAAGACAATTCGGGGGATTGTTTTACCTGCAGCTTTACCTGGAATTTTAACAGGTATTATTTTAAGTGCTGGTAGAATTTTTGGTGAAGCAGCAGCTTTAATTTATACTGCAGGTCAAAGTGGATCAACAATTGACTATAGTAATTGGAATCCGCTTAGTCCAACTAGTTTCTTAAATGTTATGCGCCCAGCAGAAACTTTAGCTGTTCATATTTGGAAAGTTAATACCGAAGGAATCATTCCTGATGCAACAATTGTTTCAGCTGCAACTTCTGCTTTATTAATCATTGTGGTTATTTTGTTTAACCTGGGTGCACGTGCCTTAGGTAACCATTTATACCGCAAGTTGACAGCTGCTAAGTCATAAGGAGAAATTTATGCAAAATGTAAATGAAGCACCTACTTTTATTCATCAATTCGATCAAGATGAACAAATTATTTCTACTAAGGACCTTAGTGTTTTTTACGGTGGGAGTATTCAAAAGCTTTTTGGAGCTAGTCTGCAATTTAAGAAAAAAACAATTACTGCCTTAATTGGTGGATCTGGATCAGGAAAGTCGACTTTTTTACGTTGCCTTAATAGAATGAATGATAAGGTTGCTCGAGTTGATGGTGAAATTTGGTATCACGGCTTAGATATTAATAAAAACAATATCAATGTTTACCAATTAAGAAAAAATATTGGCATGGTCTTTCAAAAGCCAAATCCATTTCCAAAATCAATTAGAGAAAATATTACGTATGCTCTAAAAGCAAATGGCGAAAAAGATAAGCAAAAGCTAGATCAAATTGTCGAAGAAAGTTTAAGAGCAGCTGCTTTGTGGGATGAAGTGAAGGATAAGCTAGATAAGAGTGCCTTAGCCATGTCAGGTGGACAACAGCAACGTTTATGTATTGCTCGAGCGCTTGCCTTGAAACCCGAAATTCTGCTTCTTGATGAACCGGCTAGTGCGCTTGATCCTGTTTCTACCTCTAAGCTTGAAGATACGCTCAAGCAATTGAGAACCGATTATACGATGATTATGGTTACTCATAATATGCAGCAAGCTAGTCGTATTAGTGACTATACAGCTTTCTTTCATTTAGGACATGTTCTAGAGTACGATAAAACAGAAAATATTTTCACTAATCCTAAGGGTGAAATTACGGAAGATTATATTCGCGGAAGTTTTGGATAAGGGGTTTACTGTGGAAAATATTATTACAAGTAGAGATGTTCATCTAAGTTATGGAAATGTTGAAGCCTTGCATGGGATTAGCTTGGATTTTGAAGAAAAAGAATTAACTGCTTTAATTGGACCTTCGGGATGTGGAAAGTCAACTTTCTTGCGCTGTTTAAATAGAATGAACGATGATATTCCCAACATTCATATTAGCGGTGATATTCAGTTCGAAGGACAAAACATTTATGGTTCTAAGATGGATCTGGTAGAATTGCGTAAAGAAGTTGGGATGGTTTTCCAGCAGCCGAGTCCTTTTCCATTTTCTGTTTATGACAATATTGCTTACGGATTAAAGATTGCTGGAATTAAGGATAAAGAGTTAATTGATCAGCGCGTTGAAGAAAGTCTTAAGCAGGCAGCAATTTGGAAAGAAACAAAAGATAATTTAGATCGCAATGCCCAAGCCTTTTCTGGTGGTCAGCAGCAAAGAATTTGTATTGCGCGTACTTTAGCAGTTCGTCCGAAAGTAGTTTTGCTTGATGAACCCACGAGTGCGCTTGATCCAATTTCAAGTAGTGAAATTGAGGAAACCTTACTTGAATTAAAGCATGAATATACTTTCATCATGGTAACGCATAACTTGCAGCAGGCCAGTCGAATCAGCGATTATACTGCTTTCTTAATGAGTGGGGACTTAATTGAATATGGTAAAACAGCTGATATGTTTATGAATCCTAAGAAACAGATTACAAGTGATTATCTGAATGGACGTTTTGGTTAATAAGGAGAAGTTTTAAGATGCATGAAGTTTTTTTAGATGAATTACGTAAATTAAATACCCGCTTTATGGGGATGGGGATTGATGTTAGTGAGTCAATTGAGGAAGCTACCCAAGCCTTTGTTGATCATGATAAAAAATTAGCTCAAAGCCTAGTAAAAGATGATCAAAAAGTTTCTCGGGCTGCTACTAAAGTTGAGAAGAGAACCTTGAAGTTAATGGCTCTTCAGCAACCAGTTGCTAGTGACTTTAGAAATGTAATTAGTATCTTAAAGGCAACGGGAGATTTAGAACGAATTGGCGAAAATGCACTTTCAATTGCTTGGGAGACAATAAGAGTAAAGGGTAATCCACGTATTCCAGAAGTTGAAACAATTATTAAGTCAATGTCTAAGAAAGTTAACTTCATGCTTGATCAAGTTTTAAAAGCTTATGTTCAAGGTGATGAAAAATTAGCTCGTGAAGTTGCTAAAAAAGATGACGAAGTAGATGAAGATTATGTGAAGGCGCGTAAGTTGATTATTGCTGGGATTAAACAAGATCCAGAAGCTGCAGTTGCTTCTTCAAGTTACTTTATGGTAATTCGTTTACTAGAACGTATTGGTGACCACGTAGTTAATTTAGCACAGTGGGTTGTTTATAAGATGTCAGGTGAATTAGTTGACTTAAATACTAAAGATACTGATGAAATGACTGAACTATAATTGAAAATATTTAAATTAGAAGACTGCAATTTTGCAGTCTTTTTTGTGTAGATAAATGTAAGCGCGTGCAAATTTTCATAAAGAAATCTATAATAAAACTATAAATAAAACTGTAAATGTGATCGGGGGAAGTTATGAGTAATACAGTTCAAAAAAAGAAAAAGCATCAATTTCCAACAGCGTATACGGTTATTATTATCGTTCTGCTATTGGTGCAGATTTTAACGTTTTTTATCCCATCAGGTAATTATGCAACGCTTGAGTATGATCAACCTAATAAGGAGTTTGTGATTACTAAGCCAAATGGTAGTAAACATAAAGAAGCAGCAACTCAAAAAACTTTAGATAAGTATAAAGTTAAGATTGACGTGAAGAAGTTTACTAATGGTACCATTTATAAGCCTGTGGCAATTCCTGATTCTTATGAAAAGATCGATCAGAAAAAGCCAGGACTAGGCGGAGCAATTTATCAATTTTTATCTTCACAAGTAAACGGGATTGCGCAAAGTATTGATATTATTGCCTTTGTTTTAATTCTTGGTGGATGTATTGGTGTTGTTCACGCAAATGGTGCAATTGATGCCGGTATGCAGGCACTTTCTAAAAAGATTAAAGGTAAGCAAGTATTATTGATTGTTTTGGTAATGGGCTTGATTGCCATTGGTGGTACAACTTTTGGTTTAGCTGAAGAAACCATGGCCTTTTATCCAATTTTGATTCCAGTATTTTTACTGGCAGGATTTGACCGTATGACGGTTGTCGCGACGATCTTCTTAGGAACCAGCATTGGTACGATGGCGTCAACTATTAACCCATTTTCAACTGTAATTGCTTCTAATACTGCTGGTGTTAACTTTACAGAGGCATTGCCGTTAAGAATTTGCATGTGGGCAACTTGTGTTATTGTGGGGATGATTTATGTTATTGCATATGCTAAAAAGGTACAAAAGAACCCTAAGGCTTCATATGTTTATAATGATTTCGTTAAGGAAGATCAAGAATATCTGAATCAAGACCAAACAATACAAGAGCATGAATTTACTTGGCGCCAAAAATTAACATTACTTGTTTTCGCAATTGCATTTATTGTAATGATTTGGGGCGTTCAGCAAAAGGGCTGGTACTTCACTGAAATTGCAGTTGTCTTCTTAGCAACTGGATATATTTTTGCCTTTATTTCAGGCTTAAGTGAGCACAAGTTTGTTGAAAGCTTCGTAAATGGTGCAGGCGACTTATTAGGTGTAGCTTTAACAATTGGATTAGCGCGTGCCGTTTCAATTGTGATGGAAGAAAGTCAGACTAGCGATACCATTATGAACTTCTTTAGCCAACAAGTTTCTGGTATGCCACCACTACTGTTCATTTGGTTTATGTTCTTGGTCTACATTGTTTTAGGATTCTTTATTCAATCATCTTCAGGTTTAGCCGTTCTTTCAATGCCAATTATGGCACCATTAGCTAACGTAGTTGGTATTGACCGAGCAAGTATTATTGATGCTTATAACTGGGGACAAGGCTTTATCAGCTTGGTAGCTCCAACTGGTTTGATTTTAATGAGCTTAATGATGGTGAATATCGGCTTTAATAAGTGGTTTAAGTTTTGCTGGAAATTATTAGTAATTGAATTTGGTATTTGTTTAGCCTTTTTAGCAATTGGCTTAGTTGTTTACTGATAAGGCAGATAAATAGCTTTTATTAATTTTTATAGTTATGATTTAAATATAAATATTGTTTTATTCAAGGAGGCATTTTTATGGCTTATCCAAAAACTAAAAAAATTATGAATGAAATCGTTGCTGATTTAACTCAAGCGCATATGGTTGTTCATCAACATCATTGGTATATGCTCGGAAGAGGATTTTTGAAATTACACCCATATTTAGATGATGTAATGGATGAATTAGCTGAACAACAAGATGGAGTTGCAGAAAGATTAATTGAGATTAACGGTAGTCCAATTTCAACTTATGAAGAAGTATTAGAAGAAACTAACGTTCCAGATCAAGTTGGCAGCTGGGACTTATCCATGGAAGAAAGATTTCAATTAATTGTTAATGCATATAAGCAATTACGAGATGATTATGAACGTGGTATTAAGATTAGTGAAGATGAAGGCGACAATTCCACTAATGACTTATTAATTGCTTATCATACCGCCGTTGAAAAGAGAATCTGGATGATGTCAGCTGAACTTGGTAAGAGACCTGGCGAAGGTGAATAGATTTTAAAGAATAAAAAAGGAGCGAATGAATTTTTGCTCCTTTTTATCGTTTATTGTATGATTTAGAAAAATTATAAGTTAAATATATTCTTTTAAGTGAAATGAAAAATTTAGGTATAACAATGGATCTATTTAACAACCAACAAGCTCGAGATGCTGCAATTAAAGCCATGCATGAATATCATTTAGCCTATAAAGCAGGGCAAAGTATTGATACAACAGAAGTTAAACAATCGCTGAAAAAGCTATCTCAATCAGATAGAACTTTTATGTTTATTATAGGAAATACAAGCAATCCATTAGTTGCAATTCCGTCGATCAATTATGATATAAAGAAAAACACTTTAAATAAATTAATTATGGCCTACTTTTATTTCAAAAAAGAAACCGAAAACAAAATGGACAGGCAAATATTAGTGGTGCAGGCAGATAACTTTTATAAATCAGTTGCCTTAAATAAATAATAAATGCTCCTTTTTGCTATAATTAAAAGAAAAAGATCGTGCATGAAAGGAAAAATTGATGAATAAAGTTACAATTGTTGGATCAATTAACGTTGACAACATTATGCATATCAAGAAACTTCCTCAACCAGGAGAAACAATAGCAATGTCCGAATTTTCAAAGGCAGCTGGTGGAAAAGGCGCAAATCAAGCAGTTGCAAGTAGTCGTGCCAAGAATGAAACAATATTTGTTGGCCGTGTTGGAGATGATGACAATGGCCGCTTTATGCTTGAACAATTTAAGGATAATGGAGTTAATGTTGATCATGTAACAGTAACGCCTAATGAACAAACTGGTCAAGCTTATATCTTGCTTCAAGAATCTGGTCAAAATTCGATTATTATTCAACATGGTGCCAACTTTGATGTAACTGCTGAAGATGTTAGAAATGCCAAGGATCAAATTGAAGATAGCGATTTTGTGATTGCACAATTTGAAACTCCACTTGAAGCAACTATTGAAGCCTTCAAGATTGCTAGAGCTGCAGGTAAAACTACTATTTTAAATCCTGCTCCTGCTCGTACTGACATTCCAAAAGAATTATTAGAGTTGACCGATTTAATTACTCCTAATGAAACTGAAGCTGAAAGTATTACCGG is a window encoding:
- a CDS encoding patatin-like phospholipase family protein, with translation MKKGLVMEGGAMRCMFTAGVIDTLMKEKIKFDGAIGVSAGAAFGCNYKSEQIGRVLRYNIKYAHDPRLSSWQSWLKTGDLYGADFCYRELPVKLDIFDTNAFQKNPMDFWCVATDIDNGEAVYHKLLSGKEADLKWIRASSSIPVFARPVEIGNRKYWDGGISDSIPIKFFEKIGYQKNVVILTQPLSYRKEASKLYPALELVLHKYPAVLKKLKTRATDYNDVLSYIRKKEVQGKMLVIRPPYPLDIGTMEKDPKELKRVYNIGVKEAQNCLKAVQSYLKE
- a CDS encoding ABC transporter substrate-binding protein/permease; this translates as MKKTKLFSFFFAFLLFFSLGATFIQPAQAASEKKVAEGSVLKKIKKSGELVVGTSADYPPLEFTASENGKTKYVGVDIELAKDIAKDLNVKLVIKNMSFDSLLVALETGKVDMVISAMTPTPERKQSVAFSKIYYKPSGEYFLVNKKDKDKYTSIQSLKGQTIGAQTGSNQYNLVKSQMKDSKLKGLGKINNLVLALQSGKVSAVVVEELIAKAYAENNNSLAAVRSNLKETQSGNAVAIAKGQDELVAQVNKTIDHVQKKDLINKQYLPAAAKYMKTEKKSNTFAKYIPYFFKGIWYTIVITVFSVIIGIVLGIILALMRLSKNPILHWLAVCYIEFIRGTPQMVQILFVYFGIGYLISNLSALVAGIIAIGLNSGAYVAEDIRSGIDSLPKGQMEAARSLGLSRQKAFRYVIIPQAIKNIWPALGNEFITLLKDSSLVSVIGVAELMYQTQLVQTSTYKGVLPLFIAMIIYFVMTFSLTRLLNHFEKRMKRNDSND
- a CDS encoding amino acid ABC transporter ATP-binding protein, which encodes MTAMIKVEHLKKSFGKKEVLKDISANVDKGKVISIIGPSGSGKSTFLRCLNVLEKPSSGKIVFDGQDLTHINEKELDVLRERMGMVFQSFNLFPNMNVVENIKLAPMKVKGVSEDEAEKQALELLAKVGLKDRAEQYPSSLSGGQQQRVAIARALAMDPEVMLFDEPTSALDPEMVGEVLKTMQDLADSGMTMVIVTHEMGFAREVSDEVWFMADGYLQEQGSPEQIFENPQSPRAQDFLSKVL
- a CDS encoding GNAT family N-acetyltransferase — encoded protein: MKIRQATMNDYNQIMAILKDGANQLAERGVDQWQGDYPSPDQIKDDIEKGFAYLAVSADGETVGAISIVEAPDHSYDNLKGKWLRNTDKYVVIHRVAIHSKHAGNGYATKLLTEVIDYIRDNRKDIDSIRIDTHENNTAMQHLIDKMSFTKVGELHGVYRPDEISYVYENIRE
- a CDS encoding phosphate ABC transporter substrate-binding protein — protein: MRTNFKFKIVAVLGLLAILIGLTGCANNNSNKITVVGSSAMQLLAEQAGNDYRLSHPDSNIVVQGGGSGTGLSQVQAGAVEIGTSDVFAETQKGIDTKKLQNHLVAVVGIVPIVNKSAGVKNLTRQQLSDIFTGKITNWKQVGGKNQNITVINRSKGSGTRGTFEGLILNGKKPIQAQEQDSNGTVRKIVSSTPGTISYISFPYANDENIQKLSIDKIKPTNKNVETNRWHLWSYEHMYTKGKPNKNVQKFIDYMLGSKVQNDLVPKLGYISINKMQVERDSNNHVVQK
- the pstC gene encoding phosphate ABC transporter permease subunit PstC, with protein sequence MNNKDLKKVVESALDKQKVPHVKLKKIGASKVDVASLTEPSKETRQEYWGKGLTYCAIILIIILVASIIGFIGFHGLETFTKDHVNVFQFLASSDWDPGEGKSHVGAAAMIVTSFSVTLLAALVATPFAIAVALFMTEYSSKKGARFLQSVIELLVGIPSVVYGFLGLTIIVPFIRNIFSGTGFGILSATLVLFVMVLPTITSLTVDSLKAVPSDYRKASLALGATKWQTIYKVILRVASPRIMTAVIFGMARAFGEALAVQMVIGNAVLMPANLVSPSATLTSQLTSQMGNTVMGTLPNNALWSLALLLLIMSLVFNFLVRLIGKRGQK
- the pstB gene encoding phosphate ABC transporter ATP-binding protein PstB, translated to MQNVNEAPTFIHQFDQDEQIISTKDLSVFYGGSIQKLFGASLQFKKKTITALIGGSGSGKSTFLRCLNRMNDKVARVDGEIWYHGLDINKNNINVYQLRKNIGMVFQKPNPFPKSIRENITYALKANGEKDKQKLDQIVEESLRAAALWDEVKDKLDKSALAMSGGQQQRLCIARALALKPEILLLDEPASALDPVSTSKLEDTLKQLRTDYTMIMVTHNMQQASRISDYTAFFHLGHVLEYDKTENIFTNPKGEITEDYIRGSFG
- the pstB gene encoding phosphate ABC transporter ATP-binding protein PstB; amino-acid sequence: MENIITSRDVHLSYGNVEALHGISLDFEEKELTALIGPSGCGKSTFLRCLNRMNDDIPNIHISGDIQFEGQNIYGSKMDLVELRKEVGMVFQQPSPFPFSVYDNIAYGLKIAGIKDKELIDQRVEESLKQAAIWKETKDNLDRNAQAFSGGQQQRICIARTLAVRPKVVLLDEPTSALDPISSSEIEETLLELKHEYTFIMVTHNLQQASRISDYTAFLMSGDLIEYGKTADMFMNPKKQITSDYLNGRFG
- the phoU gene encoding phosphate signaling complex protein PhoU yields the protein MHEVFLDELRKLNTRFMGMGIDVSESIEEATQAFVDHDKKLAQSLVKDDQKVSRAATKVEKRTLKLMALQQPVASDFRNVISILKATGDLERIGENALSIAWETIRVKGNPRIPEVETIIKSMSKKVNFMLDQVLKAYVQGDEKLAREVAKKDDEVDEDYVKARKLIIAGIKQDPEAAVASSSYFMVIRLLERIGDHVVNLAQWVVYKMSGELVDLNTKDTDEMTEL
- a CDS encoding YfcC family protein, with protein sequence MSNTVQKKKKHQFPTAYTVIIIVLLLVQILTFFIPSGNYATLEYDQPNKEFVITKPNGSKHKEAATQKTLDKYKVKIDVKKFTNGTIYKPVAIPDSYEKIDQKKPGLGGAIYQFLSSQVNGIAQSIDIIAFVLILGGCIGVVHANGAIDAGMQALSKKIKGKQVLLIVLVMGLIAIGGTTFGLAEETMAFYPILIPVFLLAGFDRMTVVATIFLGTSIGTMASTINPFSTVIASNTAGVNFTEALPLRICMWATCVIVGMIYVIAYAKKVQKNPKASYVYNDFVKEDQEYLNQDQTIQEHEFTWRQKLTLLVFAIAFIVMIWGVQQKGWYFTEIAVVFLATGYIFAFISGLSEHKFVESFVNGAGDLLGVALTIGLARAVSIVMEESQTSDTIMNFFSQQVSGMPPLLFIWFMFLVYIVLGFFIQSSSGLAVLSMPIMAPLANVVGIDRASIIDAYNWGQGFISLVAPTGLILMSLMMVNIGFNKWFKFCWKLLVIEFGICLAFLAIGLVVY